In Salmo salar chromosome ssa15, Ssal_v3.1, whole genome shotgun sequence, one genomic interval encodes:
- the LOC106571884 gene encoding myb-like protein X — protein sequence MDQQRKSKRSYKPQSYPPILESLEGSDKKQRFSGDRIVLPSSPKDEDGQAAHMKVWEEEVQEENAEAVNTPSFCEPLILQDIEDLEESTVKESPVPPKDTEDIDKASTEGQQLTQVEQHNPDILLPHPVDALENAYVNTPPVCEPLIIEDLEDSPDKECPAPRKTEDVECASAQGQEQILVDKDRDKDKDHDMPLPCCLDNLKKRFYQSRDRQIRERHWAQFRAETLRVAHQGIVVLQRDLELELERVREGLEDRRQRRERDHHSLAQVKRDRQKKREEQIKRWMEKWMIGREESQGEEGEEEGKTEEEEKEGEEESEKEEESEDEEGDTEGAEEKEKDEKEGDREGSEEESEEDEESEEEEDGIETICKEVKMQMHLIMGDIERDMKNDYEQNKNWEVLDRKMLTTLLQCLESVYQRRTEEILGKIGMLWDIMINNMLQDLHGWRTAQKSVSAQTAQYLHFRHSSRLAPVTPLTEAGRRLLKGWAREAQQDDEAKKTGKRKKKKKKKKTEREQVKDEEKDSQGLQKEEMVESNPEENKKSGFLQLLLLKLTCIQ from the exons ATGGATCAGCAGAGAAAGAGCAAAAGGTCATATAAGCCACAGTCTTAT CCGCCCATCCTAGAGAGTCTAGAGGGCAGTGACAAGAAGCAGAGGTTCTCTGGGGACAGGATCGTCCTTCCATCCAGTCCAAAGGATGAGGATGGACAGGCAGCACACATGAAAGTGTGGGAAGAAGAAGTGCAGGAAGAAAATGCAGAGGCTGTGAACACCCCATCTTTCTGTGAACCACTG ATTCTTCAGGATATTGAGGACTTGGAGGAGTCTACTGTAAAGGAAAGTCCAGTTCCTCCAAAGGACACTGAAGATATAGATAAGGCTTCAACCGAGGGCCAACAACTG ACCCAGGTAGAGCAACACAACcctgacatcctcctccctcaccctgtgGATGCCCTGGAGAATGCCTATGTGAACACCCCCCCTGTTTGTGAACCACTG ATTATTGAGGACTTGGAGGACTCTCCTGACAAGGAATGTCCAGCTCCCCGAAAGACTGAGGATGTAGAATGTGCTTCAGCACAGGGCCAAGAGCAG ATCCTGGTAGATAAGGACCGAGATAAGGACAAAGACCATGATATGCCCCTCCCTTGCTGCTTAGATAACCTGAAGAAGCGCTTCTACCAGAGCAGGGACCGGCAGATCAGGGAAAGACACTGGGCCCAGTTCAGAGCAGAGACCCTGAGGGTGGCCCACCAAGGGATAGTTGTCCTGCAACGTgacctggagctggagctggagcgGGTTAGAGAGGGCCTAGAGGATAGACGGCAGCGCAGAGAGAGGGACCATCACAGTCTGGCCCaggtgaagagagacagacagaaaaagagagaagagcagaTAAAAAGATGGATGGAAAAGTGGatgatagggagagaggagagccagggggaagaaggtgaggaagaggggaagacagaggaagaggagaaagagggagaggaggaaagtgaAAAGGAAGAGGAGAGTGAGGATGAAGAGGGCGATACAGAGGGAGcggaagagaaggagaaagatgagaaggaaggagacagggaggggagtgaagaggagagtgaggaggatgaagagagcgaggaggaggaggatggcatAGAGACTATATGCAAGGAGGTGAAGATGCAGATGCACTTGATCATGGGTGATATTGAGCGTGATATGAAGAATGACTATGAGCAGAACAAGAATTGGGAAGTCCTGGACCGGAAGATGTTGACCACCCTGCTGCAGTGCTTGGAGTCAGTCTACCAGAGACGCACTGAGGAGATACTGGGCAAGATAGGCATGCTGTGGGACATCATGATCAACAACATGCTCCAGGACCTCCATGGATGGAGAACAGCCCAGAAGTCAGTGTCTGCCCAGACTGCGCAGTATCTCCACTTCCGCCACAGTTCCCGTCTGGCCCCCGTCACCCCTCTGACTGAAGCGGGTAGGAGGCTCCTCAAGGGATGGGCAAGAGAGGCCCAACAG GATGACGAGGCAAAGAAGACTGGCAAaaggaaaaagaagaagaaaaagaagaagacagagagagaacaagtgaAGGATGAGGAGAAAGACAGTCAGGGTCTGCAGAAGGAGGAAATGGTAGAAAGTAATCCAGAAGAGAATAAAAAGTCAGG GTTTCTCCAATTGCTGCTGCTCAAACTGACATGCATTCAATGA
- the pphln gene encoding periphilin-1 isoform X2, which yields MDPRQQESSQGKSSTILHKERSEESRDKRPSDVPIKHNIEEAKQPFRRMRSPPRPRITGSFRPRFGGRFFRPRFIRDDHSFRKPRFSFGFQRYHPFTPRPRFNWRDQSGPPQGPPCPNNQYNDQRNMDRSGPARASTPKEHSSALRSSAGPSREKEKQPVSFIELEGQREHRCSIKNEKVGVIGWSDLERSGAQGRGCLQFMLIIQIVWLPANLDEREREMQF from the exons ATGGATCCACGACAGCAGGAATCTTCGCAGGGCAAG AGCTCCACCATACTACACAAAGAACGCAGTGAAGAGTCACGTGACAAGAGGCCCAGTGACGTACCTATCAAACATAACATTGAG GAGGCGAAACAACCTTTCAGAAGAATGAGAAGTCCACCTAGACCCAGAATAACTGGATCATTTAGACCGAGATTTGGAGGAAGATTCTTCAGACCGCG ATTCATAAGGGACGATCATTCATTCCGGAAGCCCCGCTTCAGTTTTGGGTTCCAAAGGTACCACCCTTTCACCCCTCGTCCACGGTTCAACTGGAGGGACCagtccggcccaccacaaggccCCCCGTGCCCTAACAACCAGTACAACGACCAGAGGAACATGGACAGGAGTGGTCCCGCCAGGGCCTCTACACCTAAAGAACACAGCA GTGCTCTCAGGTCTTCTGCAGGCCCcagcagagagaaggagaagcaGCCTGTCTCATTCATA GAATTGGAAGGACAGCGAGAGCACAGATGCAGCATAAAGAATGAAAAAGTTGGAGTAATTGGGTGGTCTGACTTGGAGAGGAGCGGAGCACAAGGTCGTGGTTGTCTTCAGTTTATGCTCATTATTCAAATAGTCTGGCTGCCTGCTAAccttgatgagagagagagagagatgcagtttTAA
- the pphln gene encoding periphilin-1 isoform X1: MDPRQQESSQGKEAKQPFRRMRSPPRPRITGSFRPRFGGRFFRPRFIRDDHSFRKPRFSFGFQRYHPFTPRPRFNWRDQSGPPQGPPCPNNQYNDQRNMDRSGPARASTPKEHSSALRSSAGPSREKEKQPVSFIVAQEKERSHSKERERDRELPSTISRATARNRAIQQKRREIEQVYRQDCDTFGVVVKMLIAKDPSLERPIQPSLKENLGEIGLRCVEAMQQFIEEYDTREPSPQ; this comes from the exons ATGGATCCACGACAGCAGGAATCTTCGCAGGGCAAG GAGGCGAAACAACCTTTCAGAAGAATGAGAAGTCCACCTAGACCCAGAATAACTGGATCATTTAGACCGAGATTTGGAGGAAGATTCTTCAGACCGCG ATTCATAAGGGACGATCATTCATTCCGGAAGCCCCGCTTCAGTTTTGGGTTCCAAAGGTACCACCCTTTCACCCCTCGTCCACGGTTCAACTGGAGGGACCagtccggcccaccacaaggccCCCCGTGCCCTAACAACCAGTACAACGACCAGAGGAACATGGACAGGAGTGGTCCCGCCAGGGCCTCTACACCTAAAGAACACAGCA GTGCTCTCAGGTCTTCTGCAGGCCCcagcagagagaaggagaagcaGCCTGTCTCATTCATA GTGGCTCAAGAGAAGGAGAGATCCCAcagcaaagaaagagagagggatagagagctccCCTCCACCATAAGCAGGGCCACAGCACGAAACAGAGCCATccaacagaagaggagagaaataGAGCAG GTGTACCGTCAGGACTGTGACACGTTTGGCGTGGTGGTGAAGATGCTGATAGCCAAGGACCCGTCTCTGGAGCGGCCCATCCAGCCGTCTCTGAAGGAGAACCTCGGGGAGATCGGCCTGCGCTGTGTAGAGGCCATGCAACAGTTCATAGAGGAGTATGACACCAGGGAACCATCACCACAGTGA
- the pphln gene encoding Periphilin-1 yields MDPRQQESSQGKSSTILHKERSEESRDKRPSDVPIKHNIEEAKQPFRRMRSPPRPRITGSFRPRFGGRFFRPRFIRDDHSFRKPRFSFGFQRYHPFTPRPRFNWRDQSGPPQGPPCPNNQYNDQRNMDRSGPARASTPKEHSSALRSSAGPSREKEKQPVSFIVAQEKERSHSKERERDRELPSTISRATARNRAIQQKRREIEQVYRQDCDTFGVVVKMLIAKDPSLERPIQPSLKENLGEIGLRCVEAMQQFIEEYDTREPSPQ; encoded by the exons ATGGATCCACGACAGCAGGAATCTTCGCAGGGCAAG AGCTCCACCATACTACACAAAGAACGCAGTGAAGAGTCACGTGACAAGAGGCCCAGTGACGTACCTATCAAACATAACATTGAG GAGGCGAAACAACCTTTCAGAAGAATGAGAAGTCCACCTAGACCCAGAATAACTGGATCATTTAGACCGAGATTTGGAGGAAGATTCTTCAGACCGCG ATTCATAAGGGACGATCATTCATTCCGGAAGCCCCGCTTCAGTTTTGGGTTCCAAAGGTACCACCCTTTCACCCCTCGTCCACGGTTCAACTGGAGGGACCagtccggcccaccacaaggccCCCCGTGCCCTAACAACCAGTACAACGACCAGAGGAACATGGACAGGAGTGGTCCCGCCAGGGCCTCTACACCTAAAGAACACAGCA GTGCTCTCAGGTCTTCTGCAGGCCCcagcagagagaaggagaagcaGCCTGTCTCATTCATA GTGGCTCAAGAGAAGGAGAGATCCCAcagcaaagaaagagagagggatagagagctccCCTCCACCATAAGCAGGGCCACAGCACGAAACAGAGCCATccaacagaagaggagagaaataGAGCAG GTGTACCGTCAGGACTGTGACACGTTTGGCGTGGTGGTGAAGATGCTGATAGCCAAGGACCCGTCTCTGGAGCGGCCCATCCAGCCGTCTCTGAAGGAGAACCTCGGGGAGATCGGCCTGCGCTGTGTAGAGGCCATGCAACAGTTCATAGAGGAGTATGACACCAGGGAACCATCACCACAGTGA